Proteins from a single region of Rhodospirillales bacterium:
- a CDS encoding helix-turn-helix domain-containing protein — protein MPRYLTPRQAADWLGLSVRTLDRYRASGEGPAFHRFGGRIRYLREDLQAWADARRRTSTSDDGRGAS, from the coding sequence ATGCCCAGGTACCTCACGCCGCGCCAGGCGGCAGATTGGCTCGGGTTGTCTGTGCGAACGCTGGACCGATATCGGGCGTCGGGCGAAGGCCCGGCGTTTCACCGCTTCGGCGGGCGGATTCGCTACCTACGAGAGGACCTTCAAGCCTGGGCGGACGCGCGTCGACGCACGTCAACTTCTGACGATGGCAGGGGCGCTTCCTGA